Proteins encoded together in one Telopea speciosissima isolate NSW1024214 ecotype Mountain lineage chromosome 4, Tspe_v1, whole genome shotgun sequence window:
- the LOC122660045 gene encoding probable cinnamyl alcohol dehydrogenase — MGTLEKERTTTGWAARDPSGILSPYTYTLRNTGPEDVFIKVICCGICHSDLHQIKNDLGMSNYPMVPGHEVVGEVMEVGSDVTKFKVGDCVGVGCIVGCCRQCSPCKSNIEQYCNKKIWSYNDVYTDGKPTQGGFAGAMVTDQKFVVKIPEGMAAEQAAPLLCAGLTAYSPLRHFGYNRSGVRGGILGLGGVGHMGVMIAKAMGHHVTVISSSDKKREEAMEHLGADAYLVSSDTEGMQAATDSLDYIIDTVPVFHPLEPYLSLLKVDGKLILTGVISTPLQFVSPVLMLGRKSITGSFIGSMDETAEMLAFCEEKGLTSMIEVVKMDYVNKALERLEKNDVRYRFVVDVIGSKLNE; from the exons ATGGGCACCCTCGAGAAGGAGAGAACGACAACAGGGTGGGCAGCAAGAGATCCATCAGGGATTCTGTCGCCTTACACATACACTCTAAG GAACACAGGTCCAGAAGACGTGTTCATCAAGGTGATATGCTGTGGTATCTGCCACAGTGATCTCCACCAAATCAAGAATGACCTGGGCATGTCCAACTACCCCATGGTTCCTGG CCACGAGGTTGTTGGTGAAGTGATGGAGGTTGGTTCCGATGTGACCAAGTTCAAAGTAGGAGATTGCGTTGGGGTAGGTTGCATCGTCGGATGTTGCAGGCAATGCTCTCCCTGCAAATCAAACATCGAGCAATACTGCAACAAGAAGATCTGGTCCTACAACGATGTATACACGGACGGCAAACCCACTCAAGGAGGCTTTGCCGGTGCCATGGTCACCGATCAGAA GTTTGTGGTGAAGATACCAGAAGGGATGGCGGCAGAACAAGCGGCACCGCTTCTGTGTGCAGGGTTGACAGCTTATAGTCCATTGAGGCATTTTGGGTACAATCGGAGTGGAGTGAGAGGAGGAATTCTGGGTCTCGGAGGGGTTGGGCATATGGGGGTGATGATAGCTAAGGCGATGGGTCACCATGTCACTGTGATTAGCTCTTCTgataagaaaagagaggaggCCATGGAGCATTTGGGAGCTGACGCTTACCTCGTTAGCTCTGATACTGAGGGCATGCAAGCGGCAACTGACAGCCTCGACTACATCATCGACACCGTTCCCGTCTTCCATCCCCTGGAGCCTTACCTCTCTCTCTTGAAGGTCGACGGCAAGTTGATCTTGACTGGTGTCATTTCAACCCCTCTGCAATTCGTTTCTCCCGTTTTAATGCTGG GGAGGAAGTCGATTACTGGGAGCTTTATAGGAAGCATGGATGAGACAGCAGAGATGCTAGCGTTTTGCGAGGAGAAGGGCTTGACATCTATGATCGAAGTAGTGAAGATGGATTATGTGAACAAAGCGTTGGAGAGGTTGGAGAAGAACGATGTTAGATACAGGTTCGTTGTGGATGTGATCGGCAGCAAGCTTAATGAATGA